The following coding sequences lie in one Fusarium poae strain DAOMC 252244 chromosome 1, whole genome shotgun sequence genomic window:
- a CDS encoding hypothetical protein (BUSCO:28901at5125): MASLQALWGPMARRLLRVAVAKTTDVVRTKFVVMTRPLQNQLTLRTARVARQPIHPVAALRQQKRHTSRWFSSSAAQNVNRVIRRFVSSEPKAARFDRSKLPNSNTSRRVGQFSGRAPFANALRPNLTGGAFPRSAGGYSLGGSARYFSHGPAAPAQVVQNVSQAMRAFFLSGQKLRYDGLGPRGDRQYRAVSPVEDQAMHKLSAFSNSAPGAYVDFNLSPTVTALSPLAAAIPFASETSGFKAQAASAGASLNTEGFLDVLSSDFGRVLQDLRAIDTDLRRLAVLGDLPVLLEKHNILRVRFPGVDAETLERLCDDVGIQRGVVGQDAEFDDVAGVPVALKFPFAPDSGKQPSVSLRSLEGYETDEISTLGEEYFVHNEILDDMSDNPWLAETDGYETMSPPASSVVGQSEDYEGLEGIYRFLEECDHAKGKVGRVN, encoded by the coding sequence ATGGCGTCCTTACAGGCGCTGTGGGGTCCAATGGCCCGGCGGCTCCTGCGAGTCGCCGTGGCCAAAACCACAGACGTGGTGCGGACCAAATTTGTCGTTATGACGCGGCCCTTGCAAAACCAACTTACACTGAGAACCGCCAGAGTTGCTCGTCAACCTATTCACCCTGTTGCTGCTCTTCGACAGCAGAAACGCCATACTAGCCGATGGTTCTCGAGCTCCGCTGCTCAGAACGTCAACCGAGTTATTAGGAGATTCGTTAGCTCCGAGCCCAAGGCTGCTCGTTTCGACCGATCCAAGCTCCCGAACTCCAATACATCACGACGTGTTGGGCAGTTCTCTGGCCGAGCTCCATTCGCGAACGCCCTCCGTCCTAACTTGACGGGTGGTGCTTTCCCTCGAAGTGCTGGTGGATACAGTCTTGGTGGTAGTGCTCGATACTTCTCCCACGGTCCGGCAGCTCCGGCTCAAGTCGTGCAGAATGTCTCCCAAGCTATGAGAGCATTCTTCCTTTCTGGCCAGAAGCTCCGTTATGACGGTCTCGGACCTCGAGGTGACCGACAGTACCGAGCGGTGTCGCCAGTTGAAGACCAAGCCATGCACAAGCTCTCCGCCTTCTCCAACTCGGCCCCCGGTGCTTACGTCGACTTCAACCTCAGTCCCACCGTCACGGCTCTTAGCCCCCTTGCTGCTGCTATCCCCTTCGCCTCTGAGACTTCTGGTTTCAAGGCTCAGGCTGCTTCGGCAGGTGCTTCTCTCAACACTGAGGGTTTCCTTGATGTCCTGTCCTCCGACTTCGGCCGAGTACTGCAGGATCTCAGAGCAATCGATACCGATCTCCGTAGACTTGCAGTTTTAGGTGATCTTCCAGTTTTATTAGAGAAACACAACATTCTTCGAGTCCGTTTCCCAGGCGTCGACGCCGAGACCCTCGAGCGATTATGCGATGACGTTGGGATCCAGCGCGGCGTCGTGGGTCAAGATGCCGAGTTTGACGACGTTGCTGGCGTTCCAGTAGCTCTCAAGTTCCCATTCGCCCCTGACAGCGGGAAACAGCCAAGTGTATCACTTCGATCTTTAGAGGGTTATGAGACTGATGAGATTTCGACTCTTGGCGAAGAGTATTTCGTTCATAATGAAATCTTGGACGATATGTCTGACAACCCGTGGTTGGCTGAGACTGACGGATACGAGACGATGTCACCTCCAGCCAGCTCAGTAGTTGGACAATCCGAAGATTACGAAGGTCTTGAAGGAATCTACCGGTTCCTTGAGGAATGTGACCACGCTAAGGGAAAGGTTGGTCGAGTAAACTGA
- a CDS encoding hypothetical protein (BUSCO:23111at5125) produces the protein MAASQHVGQRISYDGALCTVRYVGEVAGTTGTWLGVEWDDSARGKHDGCHKGVRYFTCKSKFPTAASFVRPSRPADPPRHFLAAVNHKYASEYMLPDGRRAAEEIIFFGKRAEEVGFEKIRRKQANIGELTIVILDDLQVASARADDESEGTITKTCPKITQLDLSRNLFQHLDPVFDICRELPNLQHLTLNGNRFQEILDNQTGGVMEKVKELSLEGTMMSWEEVCHIAIKCPSLAALDAGSNQLQSLPVLNYGSLPSTLTSINLEINEFTTFVDISTLTALTSLRNIHLKGNNITAIAPEGIEGPIFSESVQYLDVSYNNIQSWKFVDQIPKHFPGLVGLRIGHNPFYDAVDVDAKSSSSEESHMFTVARLASLKSLNFSQVTVADRTNAEMFYLSRIGKQLAAATEEAEADVLALHPRWAELCEIHGAPSIIRRSEVNPAFLEARLVTVTFHRDGGEERVTKIPKSYDMYAVKGVAGKLFGLSPLKLGLIWETGEWDPVAGFDDQEGESSDEEDAEEERERKEVDANAADADSGGKPGRWVKREVELRDGPRQLGYCVDGLDVKIRVEAR, from the exons atggCAGCTTCGCAACATGTCGGACAGCGCATTTCCTATGATGGCGCCCTCTGCACAGTGAGATACGTCGGTGAAGTCGCAGGCACAACAGGAACATGGCTGGGCGTAGAATGGGACGACTCAGCACGAGGCAAACATGACGGATGTCACAAGGGCGTTCGCTATTTCACCT GCAAATCAAAGTTCCCCACCGCTGCTTCATTTGTGCGTCCTTCTCGACCGGCTGACCCGCCGCGTCACTTCTTAGCAGCAGTCAACCACAAATATGCCAGCGAGTACATGCTTCCCGACGGTAGAAGGGCGGCAGAAGAAATCATATTTTTCGGAAAGCGTGCTGAGGAGGTCGGTTTCGAGAAGATCCGCCGAAAGCAAGCCAATATCGGCGAGCTGACTATTGTGATCCTGGATGACCTTCAGGTTGCCAGCGCAAGGGCAGACGATGAAAGCGAAGGAACCATCACCAAGACATGCCCCAAAATTACACAACTGGACCTCAGTCGGAATTTGTTTCAGCACCTTGACCCCGTCTTTGACATTTGTCGTGAACTACCAAACCTTCAACATCTCACCCTCAA TGGCAACCGTTTCCAGGAAATTTTGGATAACCAAACTGGTGGCGTTATGGAAAAAGTCAAAGAGCTGTCCCTTGAGGGAACCATGATGAGCTGGGAGGAAGTTTGTCACATCGCAATAAAGTGTCCCTCTCTGGCAGCCCTTGATGCTGGATCAAACCAACTCCAGTCTCTCCCAGTACTGAACTATGGAAGCCTTCCATCGACTTTGACATCGATCAACCTTGAAATCAACGAATTCACCACGTTTGTTGATATCAGTACACTCACTGCACTCACGTCTTTGCGCAATATTCATCTCAAGGGAAACAATATTACTGCAATCGCACCGGAAGGCATCGAAGGCCCAATCTTCTCAGAAAGCGTCCAGTACCTCGATGTTTCATACAACAATATCCAGTCATGGAAATTCGTGGACCAGATTCCCAAACATTTCCCTGGTTTGGTGGGATTGAGAATTGGCCACAATCCATTCTACGATgctgttgacgttgacgccaaatcatcttcttctgaAGAGTCTCACATGTTTACCGTCGCTCGCTTGGCCTCGCTCAAGTCTCTCAACTTTAGTCAAGTTACAGTGGCCGATCGGACTAATGCTGAGATGTTTTACCTCTCTCGGATTGGAAAACAGCTTGCAGCCGCAACGGAGGAAGCCGAAGCAGATGTTCTGGCCCTCCACCCCCGCTGGGCAGAACTATGCGAGATTCACGGCGCACCCAGCATTATACGCAGGTCAGAAGTCAACCCTGCCTTTCTAGAAGCTCGTTTGGTCACCGTTACCTTTCATAGAGatggaggagaggagagagtAACAAAGATACCTAAATCCTACGACATGTACGCCGTCAAAGGAGTTGCTGGAAAGTTATTCGGCTTGTCCCCACTCAAACTTGGCCTCATCTGGGAAACAGGAGAGTGGGATCCTGTCGCGGGATTTGATGACCAGGAGGGTGAAAGCAGTGACGAGGAGGATGCCGAAGAAGAGAGGGAACGCAAAGAGGTCGACGCAAACGCTGCTGACGCGGACAGCGGAGGCAAGCCAGGCCGATGGGTTAAGAGAGAAGTTGAACTTAGGGATGGGCCTAGGCAGCTAGGTTATTGCGTGGATGGATTGGATGTCAAGATTCGTGTGGAGGCCCGTTAG
- a CDS encoding hypothetical protein (BUSCO:13209at5125), whose product MQQRRDEILAKKAKLAELKRQRELRANAANAGRASVGTSSDLISPTPGRADNRREIETLINSLVGDSRPGSAVTGGPGSPAPRGSRPNSVLSAGEISNEPSEVTTISNIQIPAQPPPSLSTAPLLTVFECPPSPVKEVFSYSKGVQTTEEWTTPTRTRAQSLISEAEDVPAVTSTPSKRLSRRERDREEELRQKIREEVEEELRATKEFLSDGVVPTAVSQPARNWTAEELDAVAQSDDFFDFLEKSTKVIERALDQETYDILTDYALQGQDIDDDDEDSGNTGGKGRHRIKEVAQFFDERWSKKRMISGIDFSPKFNELLLASYTKNPTAPHEPDGLVQVWNMHMQDRPEYVFTAQSDILTAKFSPYHNNLIIGGSYSGQVLLWDTRAKAAPVQKTPLTGYGHAHPIYSVDIVGTQNANNIISCSTDGVVCGWTMDVFAQPQELLELKNPSQAKVAVEDVSPTCLSFPDTDPTFFLVGSEEGTIFPCHRYDRAGAKAGVDKKISYKGHTAPVMSVDFHPARGPVDLGDLVISSSLDWSVKLWKVRAPAATSTIGSGDGTIAPLIDFVREDVVYDAKWSPVKPNIFALVDGAGWLELWDIAVETEEPVSKISPSSRKDGRTMLSKSLNKVAWEPNDGKRLATGGIDGSLTVFEVASGLGGKESLKNEDWANVKKLVNRLEAVGSNGALIV is encoded by the exons ATGCAGCAACGTCGAGATGAAATTCTAGCAAAGAAGGCAAAGCTTGCTGAGCTCAAGCGCCAAAGAGAGCTTCGGGCAAACGCAGCGAATGCAGGTCGTGCGAGCGTAGGAACTTCTAGCGAC TTGATATCGCCAACCCCTGGAAGAGCAGATAACCGCCGCGAGATCGAAACCCTCATTAACAGTCTTGTCGGTGACAGCAGGCCTGGCTCAGCAGTTACAGGAGGGCCTGGTTCTCCCGCTCCTCGCGGTAGTCGCCCGAACAGCGTCCTTAGCGCTGGCGAGATTAGCAACGAACCTTCCGAAGTTACCACCATTAGCAACATTCAGATTCCCGCACAGCCGCCCCCAAGTCTTAGTACCGCTCCGCTCCTGACCGTTTTCGAATGTCCGCCATCGCCAGTGAAGGAGGTTTTCTCGTACAGCAAAGGTGTCCAGACCACCGAGGAGTGGACAACTCCTACCAGAACCAGAGCACAGTCTCTCATTTCGGAGGCCGAAGATGTTCCCGCCGTAACTTCGACGCCCAGCAAGAGGCTGAGCAGGAGGGAGCGAGATCGAGAAGAGGAACTCCGACAGAAGATCAgagaagaggttgaagaggaGCTACGGGCGACGAAGGAATTCTTGAGTGATGGTGTAGTTCCGACCGCGGTCAGTCAACCTGCGAGAAACTGGACCGCTGAGGAGCTCGATGCTGTTGCGCAATCGGACGACTTTTTTGACTTCCTTGAGAAGTCCACAAAGGTCATCGAACGGGCTCTTGACCAAGAGACGTATGATATCCTTACAGACTACGCTctacaaggccaagatatagacgacgacgatgaggataGCGGTAATACGGGTGGCAAAGGACGGCACAGAATAAAGGAAGTGGCTCAATTCTTCGACGAGCGATGGTCTAAGAAGCGCATGATCAGTGGGATTGACTTTTCACCTAAATTCAACGAGCTACTTCTCGCTTCTTATACCAAGAACCCTACGGCTCCTCATGAACCGGATGGCTTGGTCCAAGTCTGGAACATGCACATGCAAGATCGCCCGGAATACGTTTTCACTGCGCAGTCGGATATTCTCACTGCCAAGTTCTCTCCTTATCACAACAATCTGATTATTGGTGGCTCATACAGTGGCCAGGTGCTGTTGTGGGATACAAGAGCAAAGGCGGCACCAGTGCAGAAGACTCCCTTGACAGGTTACGGGCATGCTCATCCCATTTACTCTGTTGATATTGTTGGTACTCAAAACGCCAACAATATCATTTCTTGCTCCACCGATGGTGTGGTTTGTGGTTGGACAATGGACGTCTTCGCCCAGCCCCAGGAACTTCTTGAATTGAAGAACCCTAGTCAGGCCAAGGTGGCGGTCGAAGATGTTAGTCCCACGTGTCTTTCTTTCCCAGATACAGACCCTACGTTCTTCCTTGTTGGTAGTGAAGAGGGCACTATCTTCCCCTGCCATCGATACGACCGTGCCGGTGCCAAAGCTGGCGTCGATAAGAAGATCAGCTACAAGGGACACACTGCTCCTGTCATGTCAGTGGACTTCCATCCTGCTAGGGGCCCTGTGGATTTGGGCGATCTAGTTATATCGTCATCTTTGGATTGGAGTGTCAAGCTTTGGAAGGTTCGAGCACCGGCAGCTACATCTACGATTGGATCTGGTGACGGTACAATTGCGCCTCTTATCGACTTTGTTCGCGAAGATGTCGTCTACGACGCCAAGTGGTCTCCTGTCAAGCCCAACATTTTTGCTTTGGTTGACGGTGCTGGTTGGTTGGAGCTTTGGGATATTGCTGTTGAGACCGAGGAGCCTGTGTCAAAGATCTCACCCAGCTCCCGAAAGGACGGCAGAACCATGCTTTCAAAGAGTCTGAACAAAGTTGCATGGGAACCTAATGATGGAAAGCGTCTTGCCACTGGTGGTATTGACGGCTCATTGACGGTATTTGAGGTTGCTAGTGGCCTTGGTGGTAAGGAGAGCTTGAAGAACGAGGACTGGGCGAATGTGAAGAAGCTTGTGAACCGACTGGAAGCAGTCGGCTCCAATGGTGCTTTGATAGTTTAA